From a region of the Paenibacillus segetis genome:
- a CDS encoding VOC family protein — MGRVVLFDLSSQDPERAAAFYSSVFGWEIAEPNWGYYPVTTGDDSKPGIHGGISKGPHDFPHGTRIQIEVDDIEESIKKSVELGAQIVRDKMEFDNFYLAYLVDPVGNGIGLIQNK; from the coding sequence ATGGGAAGAGTCGTATTATTTGATTTAAGTAGTCAAGACCCAGAACGTGCAGCAGCATTTTATTCATCCGTATTTGGCTGGGAGATTGCAGAACCCAACTGGGGGTACTATCCTGTGACTACCGGTGATGATTCAAAACCAGGCATACATGGTGGTATTTCTAAAGGGCCTCATGATTTTCCTCATGGGACTAGAATTCAAATTGAAGTCGATGATATTGAAGAGTCAATTAAAAAATCAGTTGAATTAGGCGCTCAAATTGTAAGGGACAAGATGGAATTCGATAACTTCTATTTAGCTTATTTAGTAGACCCTGTGGGTAATGGAATCGGACTAATTCAGAATAAATGA
- a CDS encoding sugar phosphate isomerase/epimerase family protein produces the protein MKLGMPTLIEYATLQQNVDLCRELELEFIELNMNLPICTPESLNINEIKEIKHRFGIDFSIHLPEEIDLGSFHPSIRYGHLERCKETIRWASMANIKTLNMHLNQGIYFTLPDQRVWINERYETEFINLIYESYAELLELASHLNVDICVENTLNFQLPFVERTLNKLMQFDNFHLTWDAGHDGKSGFQEQPFFERNLARLRHMHLHDYNGISDHQPLYSGVVPINERLQLAKDLEISVVVEVKTSSTLRESIEKLRVSFG, from the coding sequence ATGAAGCTCGGAATGCCGACTTTGATTGAGTATGCAACCTTACAACAGAATGTAGATCTTTGCCGCGAATTAGAACTGGAGTTTATTGAATTGAATATGAACTTACCCATCTGCACTCCTGAAAGTCTGAATATAAATGAAATTAAGGAGATTAAGCATCGGTTTGGAATCGATTTTTCGATTCATCTGCCAGAAGAGATTGATCTTGGATCATTTCACCCTTCTATAAGATACGGTCATTTGGAACGCTGTAAAGAAACGATTCGTTGGGCGAGCATGGCGAATATTAAAACATTGAATATGCACTTGAATCAGGGCATATATTTTACATTACCCGATCAGAGGGTTTGGATCAACGAACGATATGAGACGGAATTTATAAATTTAATTTATGAGTCATATGCGGAATTACTTGAGCTTGCTAGCCATTTAAATGTTGATATTTGTGTGGAGAATACCCTGAATTTTCAGCTTCCATTCGTTGAGAGAACCCTGAACAAATTGATGCAGTTTGATAATTTTCATTTAACTTGGGATGCAGGTCATGATGGGAAAAGTGGATTTCAAGAACAGCCCTTTTTTGAGCGAAACCTAGCTCGACTAAGACATATGCATCTTCATGATTATAATGGAATATCAGATCATCAACCTTTATATTCAGGGGTGGTTCCTATCAACGAACGATTACAATTGGCCAAGGACCTTGAAATATCTGTAGTAGTGGAGGTCAAAACAAGTAGTACTCTGCGAGAATCTATTGAAAAACTTAGAGTATCGTTCGGGTAA
- a CDS encoding DinB family protein gives MDIEQRKLWNENHKKLTSIIYKPTEHENAIELFLNQHALLYASKIENSQVMTLEDELLNNMTDETFRKYPVVSPDTRNSIVWQIWHISRIEDMTMNVLVGNQDQVFFSGDWVKKLNINCTHTGNEMTENEVAELSANIDINALLSYRLEVGRATRTIVKSLQPGQFKQKVESVRIEKLLDQGAVKKEATWLLDYWGKKDTGGLILMPATRHNFLHLNKSIRIKNKIQK, from the coding sequence ATGGATATAGAGCAAAGGAAGCTTTGGAATGAGAATCACAAAAAATTAACGAGTATTATATATAAGCCGACTGAACATGAGAATGCGATTGAACTTTTTTTGAATCAACATGCCTTGTTATACGCTTCGAAAATAGAAAACTCTCAGGTTATGACTTTAGAGGATGAATTGTTAAACAATATGACAGATGAGACATTCCGTAAATATCCAGTCGTATCGCCTGATACAAGAAACTCTATTGTATGGCAAATTTGGCATATTTCTCGGATTGAAGATATGACTATGAATGTTCTAGTAGGTAATCAAGATCAGGTCTTTTTTTCTGGGGACTGGGTTAAAAAACTAAATATAAATTGTACTCATACCGGAAATGAAATGACAGAAAATGAGGTAGCTGAATTAAGCGCTAATATAGATATAAATGCATTATTATCGTATCGTCTTGAAGTCGGGCGGGCAACGCGAACGATAGTAAAGTCTTTACAACCGGGTCAATTCAAACAAAAGGTTGAATCTGTGAGAATAGAAAAGCTATTAGATCAAGGAGCAGTTAAGAAGGAAGCAACTTGGTTACTGGACTATTGGGGGAAGAAGGACACTGGAGGACTAATCCTTATGCCAGCCACAAGGCATAATTTTCTTCACTTGAATAAATCCATACGTATTAAGAATAAAATTCAGAAGTAA
- a CDS encoding VOC family protein, with protein MRVKRIVTNIDTQDITAAKRFYEDVLGLHLLMDHGWIATYGSDTEMNIQISFASQGGSQTETPDLSIEVDDIDIALDRMKKAGFPIEYGPTVEPWGVRRFYVRDPFGKLINILTHE; from the coding sequence ATGAGGGTCAAACGCATCGTCACCAATATTGATACGCAGGATATTACAGCAGCTAAACGTTTCTACGAGGATGTGCTTGGACTACATTTATTGATGGATCATGGTTGGATTGCAACTTATGGTTCAGATACAGAAATGAACATCCAGATTAGCTTCGCCTCACAAGGTGGCTCCCAGACGGAAACGCCCGATCTATCGATCGAAGTAGATGATATTGATATCGCCCTTGATCGAATGAAAAAAGCTGGGTTTCCAATAGAGTATGGTCCGACAGTTGAGCCATGGGGCGTTCGGAGATTCTATGTCCGTGATCCATTTGGTAAGTTAATCAATATTCTTACGCATGAATAA
- a CDS encoding GNAT family N-acetyltransferase has translation MKIDYATESDYPYLIEHDIHIAEELVIPKIKANEILILRDQSQNIGWMRYGYFWDNTPFMNMIWIDSEHRSHGFGKKVVLFWEDLMKQKGYKLVMTSTLANEEAQHFYRRLGYKDSGCLLLENEPLEIILTKSL, from the coding sequence ATGAAGATAGATTATGCAACAGAATCGGACTATCCTTATCTTATCGAACACGATATACATATTGCAGAGGAGCTAGTCATACCGAAGATCAAGGCAAATGAGATATTAATTTTACGTGATCAAAGTCAAAATATTGGCTGGATGAGATACGGATATTTTTGGGATAACACGCCGTTTATGAACATGATTTGGATCGATTCAGAACATAGAAGTCATGGTTTCGGGAAGAAGGTTGTCTTGTTCTGGGAAGATTTAATGAAGCAAAAAGGATATAAGTTAGTCATGACGTCAACCTTAGCAAATGAAGAAGCTCAGCACTTTTATAGAAGATTAGGATATAAAGATAGCGGCTGTTTATTGTTGGAGAATGAGCCTTTAGAAATCATCCTGACGAAGAGTCTTTAA
- a CDS encoding YHYH domain-containing protein, whose product MKKIIVMIIALVVLVGTSSSAYAHSGRLDKNGGHKCSAKSKQKGLCTGYHYHKKK is encoded by the coding sequence ATGAAAAAAATCATCGTAATGATTATCGCTTTAGTAGTATTAGTTGGAACCTCATCTTCTGCTTACGCACATTCAGGTAGACTTGATAAAAATGGTGGACATAAATGTTCTGCTAAATCAAAACAAAAAGGGCTCTGTACAGGCTATCATTATCACAAAAAGAAATGA